One part of the Cyclobacteriaceae bacterium genome encodes these proteins:
- a CDS encoding chemotaxis protein CheB, with protein sequence MSMFTLNNSYKAVVIGGSAGSFQGVVKILAQLPKGFPLPIIMALHRLKHVRHGFIEALSLKSVVPVVEPDDKEPIKKGGVYLAPANYHLSVELGNHFALSTEEMMNNSRPAIDITLGSCAYVFKDKLIGILLSGANRDGALGMKYIKDRGGLTIVQDPAECMIETMPKSAMAVTTIDHVLKVDQIVEFFKELDKQYR encoded by the coding sequence ATGAGCATGTTTACACTAAATAACAGCTACAAAGCCGTTGTTATCGGAGGATCAGCCGGCAGTTTTCAAGGGGTTGTTAAAATCCTTGCCCAACTGCCCAAAGGCTTTCCGCTTCCGATTATCATGGCCTTGCACCGGCTTAAGCATGTGCGGCATGGGTTTATTGAAGCGTTATCGTTAAAAAGTGTGGTGCCTGTGGTTGAACCTGATGACAAAGAACCTATAAAAAAGGGGGGCGTGTACCTGGCCCCGGCCAACTACCATTTGTCGGTAGAGTTGGGCAACCACTTTGCCTTGTCGACAGAAGAAATGATGAACAATTCGCGGCCTGCTATTGACATTACCCTTGGCTCGTGCGCTTATGTTTTTAAAGACAAACTGATTGGTATTTTACTTTCGGGCGCCAATCGCGATGGTGCCCTGGGAATGAAATATATTAAAGACCGTGGCGGGTTAACCATCGTGCAGGATCCTGCCGAGTGTATGATCGAAACCATGCCCAAATCAGCTATGGCCGTAACAACCATCGACCACGTGTTGAAGGTTGACCAGATAGTAGAATTTTTCAAAGAACTTGATAAGCAATACCGATGA
- a CDS encoding PAS domain S-box protein, with the protein MYKLYNDLDITSKITILVLLLSVVAVGSISLFTFDFNKKATSEKYIYGLNAIAETKAEHINLFFTTTAKAIATVQAGLTNEAIADYLGTQKSVYGFSELYLLSSNGSILETTDENLESRVFQDPDGTSFSNGSRGVHFSTVFKRDSQYFLYVFAPAPGNGFLVAKVVLNDTFKPLINYAGLGNTGEVIVARKDEANNKILLVSPLRAEPDAAIKLFDYSDKLVSAFRNALENKEGNAEGIDYRNAEVLQVWYKLNQPGWALVGKMDLSEASGDAAGLTKIFLTVGLCIALLAIAAGILYSRTLLRPINTMTTALGMIAEGVLPEKIDDSNRDEFGKMSGKINELTQSLKRNADFAQRIGEGKFDTEFTPAGENDLLGMSLLNMRKNLVDNERRDTERNWIVRGVAEISEMLRLHDSIDSLSDDVVKFILDKIGAVQGAFYVVDDEGREPIIEMRASFAYGRKKYLQSKFRFAEGLVGQAAVEKDTILRTEIPDDYVTLTSGILGDQRPTCILIVPLITNEEVYGVLEYAALKKFDPSQVKFVQELSLILARTIFNIKVNERTRKLLEESQAMSNELKEKQEVLRQNAEEMQATQEELERTNTQLEHQVEEVNRTQKRMQLLLENASEVITIYEEDETIRYISPSVETILGYGQKEMIGRSDFEKVHADYKDVYQSLFARMKENPDEKVTVQYEYKTKDGSYIWIEATGTNCMSNPAIHGYILNARDITERRRAEQEQRMRSKMQALSENSPDLITRLEGEAISYINPVIESYTGKRPADYLNKKFREAELDNSILEGWLRIVEQVNASNETVATEMDFPSELGNRVMQVNAIPEFDESNKLESVLVVSHDITERKMIELEIQNKNKKITESINYAKRIQTAILPNSRVINKSLPDSFILYKPRDVVSGDFPWYMQVKNDIYIAAVDCTGHGVPGALLSLIGYFLLNDIVRSRKVTDPGVILDLLDEGVTKTLRQDEDASTKDGMDIALCKVNMDSREVEYAGAHRPLYIMRNGAMEEIKGNKFPIGGGIFKNQTNFTNTKLTLKKGDSIYFSSDGYPDQFGGPEGRKFGPKRVREIIEQVHKLPMQEAAKTFDHEWESWRGETKQTDDVLLIGIKF; encoded by the coding sequence ATGTATAAATTGTATAACGATCTCGACATCACTTCTAAAATTACAATACTCGTACTCCTGCTTTCGGTTGTAGCGGTAGGCAGTATTAGTTTGTTTACGTTCGACTTCAACAAAAAAGCCACCAGCGAAAAATACATCTACGGCCTAAACGCCATTGCCGAAACAAAAGCCGAGCATATAAATCTTTTTTTTACCACTACGGCCAAAGCCATAGCCACCGTACAAGCAGGTCTTACCAATGAAGCAATAGCCGATTACCTGGGCACACAAAAAAGCGTTTACGGATTTTCCGAACTATACTTGTTATCCTCCAATGGCTCCATTTTGGAAACAACCGATGAAAACCTGGAGAGCCGGGTATTCCAAGATCCGGATGGAACCAGCTTTTCAAATGGCTCCCGGGGTGTTCATTTCAGCACGGTATTCAAAAGAGATTCTCAATATTTTCTTTATGTTTTTGCGCCCGCACCAGGCAATGGTTTTTTGGTTGCCAAGGTGGTCCTAAACGATACATTTAAACCGCTCATTAATTATGCTGGCCTGGGAAATACGGGCGAAGTAATCGTGGCACGCAAAGATGAGGCAAACAACAAAATCCTGCTCGTAAGCCCGTTGCGGGCCGAACCTGATGCAGCTATTAAATTATTCGATTATTCAGATAAGCTGGTTTCTGCCTTCCGTAACGCGCTTGAGAATAAAGAGGGAAATGCCGAGGGCATCGATTACCGCAATGCCGAAGTATTACAGGTGTGGTATAAACTCAATCAACCGGGATGGGCCTTGGTTGGTAAAATGGATTTGAGCGAAGCATCGGGCGATGCTGCCGGGCTGACAAAGATTTTCCTCACCGTTGGGTTATGCATAGCCTTACTGGCCATTGCGGCCGGTATACTATACTCCCGTACGCTGTTGCGCCCTATCAATACCATGACCACCGCGCTGGGTATGATTGCCGAAGGTGTACTGCCCGAAAAAATAGATGACAGTAACCGCGATGAATTCGGTAAAATGTCTGGCAAAATCAATGAACTTACCCAATCACTAAAAAGAAATGCCGATTTCGCCCAGCGTATTGGCGAAGGCAAGTTCGATACGGAGTTTACCCCGGCCGGAGAAAACGACTTGCTGGGCATGTCGTTACTGAACATGCGCAAAAACCTGGTGGATAATGAACGCAGGGATACCGAGCGCAACTGGATTGTACGTGGGGTTGCCGAAATAAGCGAAATGCTAAGGCTTCACGATTCCATCGATTCGCTAAGCGATGATGTGGTAAAATTTATACTTGATAAAATCGGGGCGGTACAAGGCGCATTTTATGTGGTTGACGATGAAGGCCGCGAACCCATCATCGAAATGCGTGCAAGTTTTGCCTATGGGCGAAAAAAATACCTGCAATCTAAATTCAGGTTTGCCGAAGGTTTGGTGGGCCAGGCCGCTGTTGAAAAAGACACGATTCTCCGAACCGAAATCCCCGATGATTATGTAACGCTTACCTCGGGTATTCTGGGCGATCAGCGTCCAACCTGCATACTCATTGTGCCTTTGATCACCAATGAAGAAGTGTATGGCGTTTTGGAATACGCAGCCCTGAAAAAGTTTGATCCCTCGCAGGTAAAATTTGTGCAGGAACTGAGCTTGATACTCGCCCGCACCATCTTCAACATTAAAGTAAACGAGCGCACACGCAAACTGCTTGAAGAGTCGCAGGCCATGAGCAACGAACTTAAAGAAAAGCAGGAAGTTTTGCGCCAGAATGCCGAAGAGATGCAGGCTACGCAAGAAGAACTGGAGCGCACCAACACGCAACTTGAGCACCAGGTGGAAGAAGTTAACCGCACGCAAAAGCGTATGCAACTGCTGCTGGAAAATGCCTCTGAGGTTATTACCATTTATGAGGAAGATGAAACCATACGGTACATCTCACCCTCAGTTGAAACCATTCTTGGGTATGGCCAAAAAGAAATGATAGGCCGTAGCGACTTTGAGAAAGTACATGCCGATTACAAAGACGTGTACCAAAGCTTGTTCGCCCGGATGAAGGAAAACCCGGATGAAAAAGTAACGGTTCAATACGAGTACAAAACCAAAGACGGTAGCTACATCTGGATTGAGGCCACGGGAACCAACTGTATGTCGAACCCGGCCATTCACGGTTATATCCTTAATGCCCGCGACATTACCGAACGCAGAAGGGCCGAGCAGGAACAACGCATGCGCAGTAAAATGCAAGCCCTTTCTGAAAACTCGCCCGACTTGATTACTCGTTTGGAAGGTGAGGCTATTTCCTACATCAACCCGGTAATTGAATCGTACACGGGCAAACGGCCGGCTGATTACCTGAACAAAAAATTCCGCGAGGCAGAACTCGACAACTCCATCCTGGAAGGGTGGCTAAGGATTGTGGAGCAGGTGAATGCCTCCAACGAAACGGTGGCCACCGAAATGGATTTCCCGTCAGAACTGGGCAACCGTGTAATGCAGGTTAATGCAATTCCGGAATTTGATGAGTCCAACAAACTTGAGTCGGTACTGGTGGTATCGCACGATATTACCGAACGCAAGATGATCGAGTTGGAAATACAAAATAAAAACAAAAAGATAACCGAGAGTATCAACTACGCCAAGCGTATCCAAACGGCTATCCTGCCCAACTCACGCGTTATCAACAAATCGCTGCCCGACTCCTTTATATTATATAAGCCGCGCGATGTGGTAAGCGGTGACTTCCCTTGGTACATGCAGGTTAAAAATGATATTTACATTGCCGCGGTAGACTGCACAGGCCATGGCGTGCCTGGCGCATTATTGTCGTTAATCGGTTACTTCCTGCTCAACGATATTGTTCGCAGCCGTAAGGTTACCGACCCCGGTGTTATTCTCGACTTGCTGGATGAAGGGGTGACTAAAACCCTGCGCCAGGATGAAGACGCCTCAACCAAAGATGGTATGGACATAGCCCTTTGCAAAGTGAACATGGACAGCCGGGAAGTTGAGTATGCCGGGGCACACCGTCCATTGTACATTATGCGCAACGGGGCAATGGAAGAAATTAAAGGGAATAAATTCCCGATTGGCGGAGGTATCTTCAAGAATCAAACTAACTTCACCAACACGAAACTAACCCTGAAAAAAGGCGATTCGATTTACTTCAGTTCCGATGGATACCCCGATCAGTTTGGTGGCCCGGAAGGGCGGAAGTTCGGGCCTAAGCGGGTGCGCGAAATTATTGAACAAGTACATAAATTACCTATGCAGGAAGCCGCCAAAACGTTTGACCATGAGTGGGAAAGCTGGCGGGGTGAAACCAAGCAAACGGATGATGTGCTGCTGATCGGAATCAAGTTTTAA
- the cdd gene encoding cytidine deaminase — translation MSEFSFFKNFDDLDQESKYLAHKAKDAANHAHAPYSKFTVGAALILEDGTVITGANYENAAYPSGMCAERVALFAAAAQHPDKRILKMAVVAKKKGGKELLPATSCGPCRQVMLEFETNQKKPLAIVMQVSDNSWVIAPSAASLLPFSFTKDNLEAHPKK, via the coding sequence ATGAGCGAATTTAGTTTCTTTAAAAATTTCGATGACCTGGACCAGGAATCGAAATACCTGGCCCATAAAGCGAAAGATGCAGCCAACCATGCACATGCACCCTATTCGAAGTTTACGGTAGGTGCCGCCCTTATCCTGGAAGACGGCACGGTAATAACAGGAGCCAATTATGAAAATGCCGCATACCCATCGGGCATGTGTGCCGAACGTGTTGCCCTTTTTGCTGCAGCAGCGCAACACCCCGATAAGCGGATTTTGAAGATGGCCGTAGTAGCCAAAAAGAAAGGCGGCAAAGAACTTTTACCGGCTACCTCGTGCGGGCCTTGCCGGCAGGTTATGCTTGAATTTGAAACGAATCAAAAAAAGCCATTGGCCATTGTTATGCAGGTCAGCGACAATTCATGGGTTATTGCCCCTTCGGCAGCATCGCTTTTACCCTTCAGTTTCACAAAAGATAACCTTGAAGCTCATCCCAAAAAATAA
- a CDS encoding GAF domain-containing protein, translated as MMQIVKDKLRSSHVLTALFFLGILFSVYFLYRIPSTLYLTDGFYRLIPLYIVIAATFMLGAAALIFALEYKKELVVIRDRVVSNKDEENAQTAQATSYNIGLVHSALKEAKKTTDILHKGLQTIGKVLQVGQGAIYQVVKNDDLITVNFTDGYAFILEEGKTIQFDLGDGLIGQVAADGKIINLDEIPEGYINIISGLGSSSPRYLLVVPIKKENEVLGVFELASFSSFDNTKQKFAEQAAQVLADKLSSKN; from the coding sequence ATGATGCAGATCGTTAAAGATAAACTTCGCAGCAGCCACGTGTTAACAGCTCTGTTTTTCCTGGGCATTTTGTTTTCCGTTTACTTTTTATACCGGATACCTTCAACCCTTTACCTCACCGATGGTTTTTACCGTTTGATTCCGCTGTACATCGTTATTGCAGCAACTTTTATGCTTGGTGCCGCTGCATTGATTTTTGCATTGGAGTATAAAAAAGAACTGGTGGTAATACGCGATCGTGTAGTCAGCAATAAAGATGAAGAAAATGCCCAGACAGCCCAAGCCACATCGTATAACATAGGGCTTGTTCATTCCGCATTAAAAGAAGCAAAAAAAACAACTGATATTTTACATAAAGGCCTTCAAACCATTGGCAAAGTTCTGCAGGTTGGCCAGGGCGCTATTTACCAGGTTGTGAAAAACGATGACCTCATCACGGTAAACTTTACGGATGGATATGCCTTTATATTGGAAGAGGGAAAAACCATTCAATTCGATTTGGGCGATGGCCTTATCGGCCAGGTAGCGGCAGATGGCAAAATCATTAACCTGGATGAAATACCCGAAGGGTACATCAATATCATCTCCGGCCTGGGGAGCTCCTCGCCACGTTATTTACTGGTGGTGCCCATTAAAAAAGAAAATGAAGTATTGGGCGTTTTCGAACTGGCATCATTCTCTTCTTTCGACAATACCAAACAAAAATTTGCCGAACAAGCAGCCCAGGTTTTGGCCGATAAACTAAGTTCTAAAAATTAA
- a CDS encoding saccharopine dehydrogenase NADP-binding domain-containing protein: MKTILVLGAGRSSSSLIDYLIATANKFSWKIIVGDASLDAARSRIRDSSCATAVAFTVEQQETSDDAIAASDVVISLLPPHYHVTVARLCLSKGKHLITASYVSDEMKSLDGEARSRNLIFLNECGLDPGIDHMSAMQIIDTLQAQGGKIVSFESFTGGLIAPETDPENPWRYKFTWNPRNVVMAGQGTAKFLHEGKVKYIPYQQLFKRINHITVHGHGAFEGYANRDSLKYIETYRLKGIQTLLRGTLRDHGFCPTWNVLVQLGCCDDTYTIDGIEHMTHRDFMDVFLDGSRTEAIEDRVIKQFDLLPDGPEMRRLTWSGFFTTEKVGLKNGTPAQVLEHILNKRWALATGDKDMIVMIHRFVIDFSGKSKTLQASLVVKGEDAVNTAMAKTVGLPLGIAAKLLLQDKITLRGVVIPTEAELYNPILNELKTLGIEMIEH, translated from the coding sequence ATGAAAACCATTCTTGTTTTAGGCGCGGGACGGTCGTCATCATCGCTTATCGATTACCTGATTGCTACAGCAAATAAATTCTCATGGAAAATTATCGTGGGTGATGCTTCTCTTGATGCTGCCCGCTCACGCATCAGGGATTCGTCCTGTGCCACAGCCGTAGCATTTACTGTTGAGCAGCAAGAAACGAGTGATGACGCAATTGCTGCTTCAGATGTTGTTATATCCTTGTTGCCTCCCCATTATCATGTTACTGTGGCACGCCTGTGCCTGAGTAAAGGCAAACACTTGATTACCGCCAGCTATGTTTCGGATGAAATGAAAAGTTTGGATGGTGAGGCGCGATCCAGGAACCTGATTTTTTTAAATGAGTGTGGATTAGATCCGGGCATTGACCATATGAGTGCGATGCAAATTATCGATACCCTTCAGGCACAAGGTGGGAAAATTGTTTCGTTTGAGTCGTTTACCGGTGGTTTGATTGCGCCTGAAACGGATCCTGAAAATCCCTGGCGGTATAAGTTCACCTGGAACCCGCGCAACGTGGTTATGGCCGGGCAAGGCACAGCAAAATTTTTACACGAAGGAAAAGTTAAGTACATACCGTATCAGCAACTCTTTAAAAGGATAAATCACATTACTGTTCACGGGCACGGTGCATTTGAGGGTTATGCCAACCGCGACTCTTTAAAATACATAGAAACCTACCGGTTGAAAGGTATACAAACGTTGCTTCGGGGTACGCTTCGCGACCACGGCTTTTGTCCTACATGGAATGTGCTGGTGCAGTTGGGTTGCTGCGATGACACCTATACTATAGATGGTATAGAGCATATGACGCACCGCGATTTCATGGATGTATTTCTGGACGGTAGCAGGACTGAGGCTATTGAAGACAGGGTTATCAAACAATTTGACCTCTTGCCTGATGGCCCTGAAATGAGGCGCTTAACCTGGTCCGGGTTTTTTACCACTGAAAAGGTAGGCCTTAAAAATGGAACACCGGCACAAGTACTTGAGCATATTTTAAACAAACGGTGGGCATTAGCAACTGGCGATAAGGACATGATCGTGATGATCCATCGGTTTGTCATAGATTTTTCGGGCAAGTCAAAAACCCTGCAGGCTTCTTTGGTAGTAAAAGGTGAAGATGCAGTAAACACGGCCATGGCTAAAACGGTAGGTTTGCCCCTGGGCATTGCAGCCAAACTTTTATTGCAGGATAAAATAACCCTTCGAGGGGTTGTTATTCCAACCGAGGCAGAACTCTATAACCCGATATTGAACGAGCTTAAAACCCTGGGCATTGAAATGATTGAACATTAG
- a CDS encoding protein-glutamate O-methyltransferase CheR has translation MQDIDIVDLKRISELIYQKYNYDFRNYAMSSFKRRVQRILELKKLTVDGLVKKLNDSPLFINEFLDELTVNVTEMFRDPSFWRVMREEIIPAILLNHKQFKIWHAGCSSGEEVLSMAILLKEMGILNNVQLYATDLDVNIMERAKMATYPIKNMELNEKNYIRFQGAGALTDYYKEENGMAVFNKELLANVNFRKQDLVLGEPFNKFDLILCRNVMIYFNQTLQNEVLKKFHESLFKYGYLAIGSKESLIWCDYANRFIVVNNEEKIYKKIKD, from the coding sequence ATGCAGGACATTGACATAGTCGACCTGAAAAGGATTTCGGAGCTTATTTACCAGAAGTACAATTATGACTTCCGGAATTATGCCATGTCATCGTTCAAGCGCAGGGTACAGCGCATACTAGAGCTTAAAAAGCTAACCGTTGACGGCCTGGTCAAAAAGCTTAACGACTCCCCTTTATTTATTAATGAGTTTTTGGACGAATTGACGGTAAACGTTACCGAGATGTTCCGCGACCCAAGCTTTTGGAGGGTAATGCGGGAAGAAATAATACCCGCCATATTGCTTAACCACAAGCAATTCAAAATATGGCACGCAGGCTGCTCCTCCGGAGAGGAGGTACTTTCCATGGCCATCTTGTTGAAAGAGATGGGCATATTGAACAATGTGCAGTTATACGCCACCGACCTGGATGTGAACATTATGGAGCGGGCCAAAATGGCTACTTACCCCATAAAAAACATGGAGCTCAACGAGAAGAACTACATCCGTTTTCAGGGTGCCGGTGCATTAACCGACTATTACAAGGAAGAAAACGGTATGGCCGTTTTCAACAAAGAACTTCTCGCCAATGTAAACTTCCGCAAACAGGACCTGGTGTTGGGCGAACCCTTCAACAAATTTGATTTGATACTGTGCCGAAACGTGATGATTTATTTCAATCAAACACTGCAGAATGAAGTGTTGAAAAAATTTCACGAAAGCTTGTTCAAATACGGGTACCTGGCCATCGGGTCAAAAGAATCGCTGATCTGGTGCGACTACGCCAACCGGTTTATAGTGGTTAACAACGAAGAAAAAATTTATAAAAAGATAAAAGACTAG
- a CDS encoding DUF1987 domain-containing protein, producing the protein MEILNLEGTEDTPKIILDKKNGIFEISGRSLPEDSAEFYRPVLEWIGNYGGDANPSTEFVFKLEYFNTASSKLILDVLSALEDIKGMKILWYYHEDDEDMEEAGQEFSELVEIPFEFKTY; encoded by the coding sequence ATGGAAATCTTAAATCTAGAAGGAACTGAAGATACACCTAAAATCATTCTTGATAAGAAAAACGGAATTTTTGAAATCTCGGGTCGCTCACTGCCTGAAGATTCGGCTGAATTTTACCGCCCTGTACTGGAGTGGATTGGCAATTATGGCGGTGATGCCAACCCATCAACCGAATTTGTTTTTAAGTTGGAATACTTCAACACGGCATCGTCAAAGTTGATTTTGGATGTACTTTCTGCCTTGGAAGACATAAAGGGCATGAAAATTTTGTGGTATTATCACGAAGACGATGAAGACATGGAAGAAGCCGGACAGGAGTTTTCCGAACTGGTGGAAATCCCGTTCGAATTCAAAACCTACTGA
- a CDS encoding bile acid:sodium symporter family protein — protein MEPKINFSPGSLQALNVCLAIIMFGVALSIKPQHFYQLRHQKKALFTGLASQYLLLPLLTYLLIIILTPSPWIALGMILVAACPGGNVSNFYTMISRGNVALSVTLTAFTSLLAFVITPASFLLWASFVPGLSSQLRQLEIQFLDLFLNMIGILLLPLLLGMLFNNRFPNAAEKISKPVRVTSILILISFIVVTLYTNAMVFKEYIMLIFWLVMLHNGLALAGGYTLSYLLKNRNDMHRTVAIETGIQNSGLALVLIFTFFNGNGYMALIAAWWGVWHLISGFTVAYIFQRKSIHQLT, from the coding sequence TTGGAGCCCAAAATAAACTTTTCACCAGGTTCGCTACAGGCATTAAATGTTTGCCTGGCCATTATCATGTTTGGCGTTGCGCTCTCCATCAAGCCGCAGCATTTCTACCAGCTTCGCCATCAGAAAAAAGCTTTGTTCACCGGACTTGCATCACAATACCTTTTACTACCGCTATTAACTTATTTGCTCATCATTATCCTTACCCCATCTCCCTGGATTGCGTTGGGCATGATACTGGTGGCCGCGTGCCCGGGCGGCAATGTTTCCAACTTCTACACCATGATTTCGCGCGGCAATGTTGCACTTTCGGTAACGCTTACTGCTTTTACCTCACTGCTGGCCTTTGTTATAACACCTGCCAGTTTCCTATTGTGGGCATCGTTTGTACCCGGGCTTTCTTCGCAGTTGCGCCAACTTGAAATTCAATTTCTGGATTTGTTCCTGAACATGATTGGCATTTTGCTGTTGCCACTCCTATTGGGTATGCTTTTCAACAATCGCTTTCCTAATGCAGCCGAAAAAATTTCCAAGCCTGTAAGGGTTACCTCTATTCTAATCCTTATCAGCTTTATTGTGGTAACACTTTACACCAATGCCATGGTGTTCAAAGAATACATCATGCTCATTTTTTGGTTGGTCATGCTCCATAACGGATTGGCGCTTGCCGGTGGTTATACCCTTAGTTACCTCCTCAAAAACAGAAACGATATGCACCGAACGGTGGCCATTGAAACAGGCATTCAAAACTCGGGCTTGGCACTTGTTTTAATTTTTACATTTTTTAATGGAAACGGATACATGGCGCTAATTGCTGCCTGGTGGGGGGTGTGGCACCTCATCAGTGGGTTTACCGTTGCCTATATTTTTCAACGTAAAAGTATTCATCAACTGACATGA
- a CDS encoding 1-acyl-sn-glycerol-3-phosphate acyltransferase, which yields MTPSWRYFLLKKYVTVGLRIYFKKWQSVNTHNMPADGPCILVPNHQNAFLDALLVVCGTKRNPWFIARGDVFKNPLAIKLLTFLRIKPLFRFRDGHEAMRKNDRMMNECINLLKDGECILIFAEGNHNQPWTTRELQRGFAHMALQYTEQTGKDISIIPVGYHYENHQDFRSRVLVSYGNPISVKEITGSFQDSREKLTALSKHTGEKLRSLILTIPFDEDYPERKSFLIHNRQYKTDLVEQLEADRHLMANWKKENAGNAARKPSLFHWLNPLVPYGKLVHLLPALIINWMVTKKIKDDQFVGSVKVALGIFLVPMNYAILVTVFYALTNQPLWAAAFFISLPLSGLVAYNR from the coding sequence ATGACTCCTTCCTGGCGCTACTTCCTGCTAAAAAAATATGTAACTGTTGGCCTTAGGATTTACTTCAAAAAATGGCAATCCGTTAACACGCACAATATGCCGGCAGATGGCCCTTGTATTCTGGTGCCTAACCATCAAAACGCATTTTTAGATGCTTTGCTTGTAGTGTGTGGCACAAAACGAAACCCTTGGTTTATTGCACGGGGCGATGTATTTAAAAATCCACTGGCCATTAAACTGCTTACCTTCCTCCGCATAAAGCCCTTGTTTCGCTTTCGCGATGGGCATGAAGCCATGCGCAAGAACGACCGGATGATGAATGAATGCATTAACCTGCTTAAAGACGGTGAGTGTATTTTAATTTTTGCCGAAGGAAACCACAACCAACCCTGGACAACCCGCGAACTGCAACGCGGGTTTGCACACATGGCGCTTCAATACACCGAGCAAACCGGCAAGGATATTTCTATCATACCCGTGGGTTATCATTACGAAAACCACCAGGATTTTCGGTCGCGTGTGTTGGTTTCGTATGGCAATCCTATCTCTGTTAAGGAAATTACCGGATCTTTTCAGGATAGCCGTGAAAAATTAACAGCACTTTCAAAACACACTGGTGAGAAACTTCGCTCACTGATCCTTACCATTCCTTTTGATGAAGATTATCCGGAGCGAAAAAGTTTTCTCATCCACAACCGGCAATATAAAACCGACCTGGTTGAACAACTGGAAGCCGACCGGCACCTCATGGCTAACTGGAAAAAGGAAAACGCAGGAAATGCCGCTCGCAAACCTTCGCTTTTCCATTGGCTCAATCCGTTGGTTCCTTACGGAAAGCTTGTTCATCTTCTCCCTGCACTTATCATCAACTGGATGGTGACCAAAAAAATAAAGGATGATCAGTTTGTTGGTTCTGTAAAAGTGGCCTTGGGTATTTTCCTTGTTCCAATGAATTATGCCATACTGGTAACCGTATTTTATGCCCTTACAAACCAACCGTTATGGGCAGCAGCTTTTTTTATTTCCTTACCGCTTAGCGGGCTGGTTGCCTACAACCGCTAA
- a CDS encoding SiaB family protein kinase translates to MNFIYELHRTMMSEKLILVYQGDFTQETTKSILAMAERNLDSSGEGSSTKRKVFNVMVEALQNIVKHSDELVDGETRSHAAIFLIGREANRYSIMSGNPIRKVNIPNLQKKLEHINGLDKDGLKDLYKEIIKNTTISEKGGASLGFVDMARKSGEKLEFSFPEMNAEYCFFCLKVNVPRGEE, encoded by the coding sequence ATGAACTTCATTTACGAACTGCACCGTACCATGATGTCAGAAAAACTGATTCTGGTGTACCAGGGCGACTTCACCCAGGAAACAACAAAATCCATACTGGCCATGGCGGAGCGGAATCTTGACTCTTCCGGTGAAGGATCAAGTACCAAACGGAAGGTATTTAACGTAATGGTTGAGGCCTTACAAAATATTGTAAAGCACAGCGATGAACTGGTGGATGGTGAAACCCGCAGTCATGCAGCCATATTCCTTATCGGCAGGGAGGCCAACCGCTACTCCATCATGTCGGGTAACCCCATCCGAAAGGTGAACATCCCCAACCTGCAAAAAAAGCTGGAGCATATTAACGGATTGGATAAGGACGGATTAAAAGATCTGTACAAGGAAATCATTAAAAACACAACCATCTCCGAAAAAGGAGGTGCAAGCCTTGGGTTTGTTGATATGGCCCGTAAATCAGGCGAAAAGCTTGAGTTCTCATTCCCTGAAATGAATGCCGAATATTGCTTTTTCTGCCTGAAGGTTAACGTGCCAAGAGGAGAAGAATAA